The following coding sequences lie in one Streptomyces xiamenensis genomic window:
- a CDS encoding ribose-phosphate diphosphokinase: MTGIKTTGEKKMMLFTGRAHPELAKEVAAELGVGLVPTTAREFANGEIYVRFQESVRGADCFLIQSHTAPINTWIMEQLIMIDALKRASARSISVIIPFYGYARQDKKHRGREPISARLMADLLKTAGANRIITMDLHADQVQGYFDGPVDHLFALPVLTSYIGGRVDRAKLTVVSPDAGRVRVADRWADKLGAPLAIVHKRRDPDVANQVTVHEVVGDVNGRVCVLVDDMIDTGGTICAAADALFANGAEDVIVAATHGVLSGPAADRLKNSKVSEFIFTNSLPTPSEVELDKITVLSMAPTIARAVREVFEDGSVTSLFEGDA, encoded by the coding sequence GTGACCGGGATCAAGACGACCGGCGAGAAGAAAATGATGCTCTTCACCGGCCGCGCCCACCCCGAGCTGGCGAAGGAGGTCGCCGCCGAATTGGGCGTGGGGCTGGTTCCGACGACGGCCCGGGAATTCGCGAACGGCGAGATCTATGTACGTTTTCAGGAGTCGGTGCGCGGCGCCGACTGTTTTTTGATCCAGAGCCACACGGCGCCGATCAATACCTGGATCATGGAACAGCTGATCATGATCGATGCGCTCAAACGTGCTTCCGCGCGCAGTATCTCCGTGATCATTCCGTTCTACGGCTACGCCCGGCAGGACAAGAAGCACCGCGGCCGTGAGCCCATCTCGGCCCGGCTGATGGCGGACCTGCTCAAGACGGCCGGCGCCAACCGGATCATCACCATGGACCTGCACGCCGACCAGGTGCAGGGCTATTTCGACGGCCCCGTCGACCACCTCTTCGCGCTGCCGGTGCTCACCAGCTACATCGGGGGCCGGGTCGACCGCGCCAAGCTGACCGTGGTCTCCCCGGACGCCGGGCGGGTCCGGGTCGCGGACCGGTGGGCGGACAAGCTGGGCGCCCCGCTGGCGATCGTGCACAAGCGGCGCGACCCGGACGTGGCGAACCAGGTGACCGTGCACGAGGTCGTGGGTGATGTGAACGGCCGGGTGTGTGTCCTGGTCGACGACATGATCGACACCGGCGGCACCATCTGCGCGGCGGCGGACGCGCTGTTCGCCAACGGCGCGGAGGACGTCATCGTGGCGGCCACCCACGGTGTGCTGTCGGGCCCGGCGGCCGACCGGCTGAAGAACTCCAAGGTCTCGGAGTTCATCTTCACCAACTCGCTGCCCACCCCCAGCGAGGTGGAACTCGACAAGATCACCGTGCTGTCGATGGCCCCGACCATCGCCCGCGCGGTGCGCGAGGTCTTCGAGGACGGCTCGGTGACCAGCCTCTTCGAGGGCGACGCGTAA
- a CDS encoding DMT family transporter — protein MSSDAPDSGREKWLAPVAAGVTVVLWASAFVSIRSAGEAYSPGALTLGRLLFAVLALGAVCLVRRVGWPPRAAWPWIAASGFLWFGVYNVALNWGEQQVDAGTAAMLVNIAPLLVALIGGRMLGEGLPRTLLLGMGISFAGAVVVGLGMSGQGDASTTGVLLCLLAAVTYAAGVVLQKPALGHAGPLQVVTFSALVGMVAALPFSGALVSELADAPVSATLNMVYLGLFPTALAFTTWAYALARTTAGRMSATTYVVPALVLLMSWALLGEVPGVVGLAGGALCLAGVAVSRYRPRARTVPAVPEPAVVREPAG, from the coding sequence ATGAGCAGCGATGCACCTGACAGTGGGCGTGAGAAGTGGCTGGCGCCGGTCGCGGCGGGGGTCACCGTCGTGTTGTGGGCCTCGGCCTTCGTCTCCATCCGCAGCGCCGGGGAGGCCTATTCACCCGGCGCGCTGACCCTGGGCCGGCTGCTCTTCGCCGTGCTGGCGCTGGGGGCGGTGTGCCTGGTGCGCCGGGTGGGATGGCCCCCGCGGGCCGCCTGGCCGTGGATCGCGGCCTCCGGCTTCCTGTGGTTCGGCGTCTACAACGTCGCCCTCAACTGGGGCGAGCAGCAGGTGGACGCGGGCACCGCCGCCATGCTGGTCAACATCGCGCCGCTGCTGGTCGCGCTCATCGGCGGCCGGATGCTGGGGGAAGGGCTGCCGCGCACGCTGCTGCTCGGCATGGGCATCTCCTTCGCCGGGGCCGTGGTCGTGGGCCTGGGCATGTCCGGCCAGGGCGACGCGTCCACCACCGGGGTGCTGCTGTGCCTGCTGGCCGCGGTGACGTACGCGGCCGGGGTGGTGCTGCAGAAGCCCGCGCTCGGGCACGCGGGGCCGCTCCAGGTGGTCACCTTCAGCGCCCTGGTCGGCATGGTCGCCGCGCTGCCCTTCAGCGGCGCTCTGGTGTCCGAACTGGCCGACGCGCCCGTCTCCGCGACCCTCAACATGGTCTACCTGGGCCTGTTCCCCACCGCCCTGGCCTTCACCACCTGGGCGTACGCACTGGCCCGCACCACCGCCGGGCGGATGAGCGCCACCACCTACGTGGTGCCCGCCCTGGTGCTGCTGATGTCCTGGGCGCTGCTGGGTGAGGTGCCCGGCGTGGTCGGCCTCGCGGGCGGCGCGCTGTGCCTGGCCGGGGTCGCCGTCTCCCGGTACCGGCCCCGGGCGCGTACCGTTCCGGCCGTACCGGAGCCGGCCGTGGTACGCGAACCCGCCGGCTGA
- the glmU gene encoding bifunctional UDP-N-acetylglucosamine diphosphorylase/glucosamine-1-phosphate N-acetyltransferase GlmU — MSSVRPAAVIVLAAGAGTRMKSATPKMLHEICGRSLVGHVVTAAAELEPERLVVVVGHAREQVAAHLTEVAPAAQTAVQENPNGTGHAVRAALAELGGAGELSGTVLVTCGDTPLLTADTLAELARTHEAEGNAVTVLTAEVPDPTGYGRIVRDAAAGGAVTAIVEQRDADEAQRAIREINSGVFAFDARLLGEALAQVSTDNSQGEEYLTDVLGILRAAGHRAGASRAAEHTEIAGINNRVQLAAARRLLNDRLLERAMLDGVTVVDPATTFIDATVTFEPDAVIHPGTQLLGTTHIGGGAQIGPNTRLTHTSVGEGATVSNTVADSARIGDGASVGPYAYLRPGTVLGRAAKAGTFVEMKNSTVGESTKVPHLSYVGDATIGDFTNIGAASVFVNYDGESKHHTTIGSYCKTGSDNMFVAPVTVGDGSYTAAGSVITKDVPPGSLAVARGQQRNVEGWVARKRPDSPAARAAEAASAAREHKPSEN; from the coding sequence GCTGGTGGGCCATGTGGTGACCGCCGCCGCGGAGCTGGAGCCCGAGCGGCTGGTCGTGGTGGTGGGCCACGCGCGGGAGCAGGTCGCGGCGCATCTGACGGAGGTCGCGCCGGCCGCGCAGACGGCGGTGCAGGAGAACCCGAACGGCACCGGGCACGCGGTCCGCGCCGCGCTCGCCGAACTGGGCGGGGCCGGTGAGCTGTCCGGCACCGTGCTGGTGACCTGCGGCGACACCCCGCTGCTGACGGCTGACACGCTGGCGGAGCTGGCCCGTACGCACGAGGCGGAGGGCAACGCGGTCACGGTGCTGACCGCCGAGGTGCCCGACCCCACCGGTTACGGCCGGATCGTGCGGGACGCGGCGGCCGGTGGCGCGGTGACGGCCATCGTGGAGCAGCGCGACGCGGACGAGGCGCAGCGGGCGATCCGGGAGATCAACTCGGGGGTCTTCGCGTTCGACGCGCGGCTGCTGGGCGAGGCCCTGGCCCAGGTCTCCACGGACAACAGCCAGGGCGAGGAGTATCTGACCGATGTGCTGGGCATCCTGCGCGCCGCCGGCCACCGGGCGGGCGCGTCGCGGGCGGCCGAGCACACGGAGATCGCCGGGATCAACAACCGGGTGCAGCTGGCCGCGGCCCGGCGGCTGCTGAACGACCGGCTGCTGGAGCGGGCGATGCTCGACGGGGTGACGGTGGTGGACCCGGCCACGACGTTCATCGACGCGACGGTGACCTTCGAGCCGGACGCGGTGATCCACCCGGGCACCCAGCTGCTGGGCACCACGCACATCGGGGGCGGTGCGCAGATCGGCCCGAACACGCGGCTCACGCACACCTCGGTGGGCGAGGGCGCCACGGTGAGCAACACGGTGGCGGACAGCGCGCGGATCGGCGACGGGGCGAGCGTGGGCCCGTACGCCTATCTGCGCCCGGGTACGGTGCTGGGCCGCGCGGCGAAGGCGGGCACGTTCGTGGAGATGAAGAACTCCACGGTCGGGGAGTCGACGAAGGTGCCGCATCTGTCGTATGTCGGTGACGCCACGATCGGTGACTTCACCAACATCGGTGCGGCGAGCGTCTTTGTGAACTACGACGGGGAGTCGAAGCACCACACCACGATCGGCTCTTACTGCAAGACCGGCTCGGACAATATGTTTGTGGCGCCCGTCACGGTCGGGGACGGTTCTTATACGGCGGCGGGTTCCGTCATCACCAAGGATGTGCCGCCGGGTTCACTGGCGGTGGCGCGTGGTCAGCAGAGGAATGTGGAGGGCTGGGTGGCCCGTAAGCGCCCGGATTCCCCGGCGGCGCGGGCGGCCGAGGCGGCCTCCGCGGCGCGGGAGCACAAGCCCTCCGAGAACTGA
- the pth gene encoding aminoacyl-tRNA hydrolase: MSESTSPAPSPWLIAGLGNPGPQYAGNRHNVGFMVADLLADRIGARFKAHKSRAMVAEGRLAGHRVVLAKPMTYMNVSGGPTGALSAFYKIPAEHVIAIHDELDIDYGVLRLKRGGGDNGHNGLKSLTATLGRDYYRVRFGVGRPPGRMDVAAFVLKDFSSTERKELDYFVDRAADAVESLITDGLERAQGAYNG; the protein is encoded by the coding sequence ATGAGTGAAAGCACCTCTCCCGCTCCGTCCCCCTGGCTGATCGCCGGCCTGGGCAACCCCGGTCCGCAGTACGCGGGCAACCGCCACAACGTCGGCTTCATGGTGGCCGACCTGCTGGCCGACCGGATCGGCGCCCGCTTCAAGGCGCACAAGTCCCGGGCGATGGTGGCGGAGGGGCGTCTCGCCGGCCACCGGGTGGTGCTGGCCAAGCCGATGACGTACATGAATGTCTCCGGCGGCCCCACCGGCGCGCTGAGCGCCTTCTACAAGATCCCCGCCGAGCACGTCATCGCCATCCACGACGAACTCGACATCGACTACGGGGTGCTGCGCCTCAAGCGGGGCGGCGGCGACAACGGCCACAACGGGCTGAAGTCGCTGACCGCGACCCTGGGCCGCGACTACTACCGGGTGCGCTTCGGGGTGGGCCGCCCGCCGGGGCGGATGGATGTGGCGGCGTTCGTGCTCAAGGACTTCTCCAGTACCGAACGCAAGGAACTGGACTACTTCGTGGACCGGGCAGCCGACGCCGTGGAATCCCTGATCACGGACGGTCTGGAGCGGGCGCAGGGCGCGTACAACGGCTGA
- a CDS encoding 50S ribosomal protein L25/general stress protein Ctc, which translates to MADVKIAAEVREEFGKGASRRIRREDKVPAVIYGHGGDPVHVTLPGHATMLALKNSNVLITLDIAGREELVIPKAVQRDALKGFLVHLDLLVVKKGEKVTVEVPLVVEGDLAPGGGLLEHVLSALPVEAEATDIPGSITVSVQGLTVGDSVLAKDIELPKGTTLAIDGDDIVVQVVQPQAEEPAAGAEGEESAA; encoded by the coding sequence ATGGCTGATGTGAAGATCGCCGCCGAGGTCCGCGAGGAGTTCGGCAAGGGCGCGTCGCGCCGTATCCGCCGCGAGGACAAGGTCCCGGCCGTCATCTACGGACACGGCGGCGACCCCGTGCACGTCACCCTGCCGGGCCACGCCACCATGCTGGCGCTGAAGAACTCCAACGTCCTGATCACCCTGGACATCGCCGGCCGCGAAGAGCTGGTCATCCCCAAGGCCGTCCAGCGTGACGCGCTCAAGGGCTTCCTCGTCCACCTCGACCTGCTGGTCGTGAAGAAGGGCGAGAAGGTCACCGTCGAGGTTCCGCTGGTCGTCGAGGGCGACCTGGCGCCGGGCGGCGGTCTGCTGGAGCACGTGCTGTCCGCGCTGCCCGTCGAGGCCGAGGCCACCGACATCCCCGGTTCCATCACCGTCTCGGTGCAGGGCCTGACCGTGGGCGACTCGGTGCTCGCCAAGGACATCGAGCTGCCCAAGGGCACCACCCTGGCGATCGACGGCGACGACATCGTGGTGCAGGTCGTGCAGCCGCAGGCCGAGGAGCCGGCCGCGGGTGCCGAGGGCGAAGAGTCCGCCGCCTGA